The Actinomyces sp. oral taxon 414 genome has a segment encoding these proteins:
- a CDS encoding ABC transporter ATP-binding protein, whose translation MPEAIAARGLSFTYRGSARPALDDVALSVAAGEIIGLLGPSGAGKSTLQRVLTGLLTGYRGSAQVLGHEIADWGRGVYERIGVAFETPVSFGRLTLRENLDYTARLYSAPARDPEELLAAVGLAEDADLRAAHMSKGMGVRFNVARALLHDPELVFLDEPTSGLDPVGARRMEDLIAAERARGRTIVVTTHDMTLARRACDRVGFIIDGRLVEFGAPDELCERYGRREVHLTWDGGGGVYPLDGLADDAPFHEALRTRHVRALHSREADLAEVFASVTGRELS comes from the coding sequence GTGCCTGAGGCGATCGCGGCCCGCGGGCTCTCCTTCACCTACCGCGGCTCGGCCCGCCCCGCCCTGGACGACGTCGCCCTGAGCGTCGCCGCCGGCGAGATCATCGGCCTGCTGGGGCCCAGCGGCGCGGGCAAGTCCACCCTCCAGCGGGTCCTGACCGGCCTGCTCACCGGATACCGGGGCTCGGCGCAAGTGCTCGGCCACGAGATCGCCGACTGGGGACGCGGGGTCTACGAGCGCATCGGGGTCGCCTTCGAGACGCCCGTCTCCTTCGGGCGCCTCACCCTGCGCGAGAACCTCGACTACACCGCCCGCCTGTACTCCGCCCCCGCGCGCGACCCCGAGGAGCTGCTCGCCGCCGTCGGCCTGGCCGAGGACGCCGACCTGCGCGCCGCGCACATGAGCAAGGGCATGGGGGTGCGCTTCAACGTGGCCCGCGCCCTCCTGCACGACCCCGAGCTGGTCTTCCTCGACGAGCCCACCTCCGGCCTCGACCCGGTGGGGGCGCGCAGGATGGAGGACCTCATCGCCGCCGAGCGCGCCCGGGGGCGCACCATTGTCGTCACCACCCACGACATGACCCTGGCCCGGCGCGCCTGCGACCGGGTCGGCTTCATTATCGACGGGCGTCTCGTCGAGTTCGGCGCCCCGGACGAGCTGTGCGAGCGCTACGGCAGGCGGGAGGTCCACCTCACCTGGGACGGGGGCGGCGGCGTCTACCCCCTGGACGGTCTGGCCGACGACGCGCCCTTCCACGAGGCGCTGCGCACCCGGCACGTGCGCGCGCTGCATTCGCGCGAGGCCGACCTGGCCGAGGTCTTCGCCTCCGTCACCGGCCGGGAGCTGTCATGA
- a CDS encoding TetR/AcrR family transcriptional regulator, which yields MPRPTFFNLPEDKRAHVVEALKAEFAARPYARASVDRVIAAAGVSKGSFYQYFENKEDAYAHLVRELMGARVGPVGDPAPEAPFEEVLAAVVRGSRDFHLRDPLGWAVLARALADDAPPVLESDRSVSDGVHRWAVAAIAAGQASGELRGDVDADTAAWMIERTLLGVPHYVMTRFNVDPERAAADGSAFDRPEIARVADDVVALLAAALKTPRARGGENRA from the coding sequence ATGCCCCGCCCCACCTTCTTCAACCTCCCCGAGGACAAGCGCGCCCACGTCGTCGAGGCCCTCAAGGCCGAATTCGCCGCCCGCCCCTACGCCCGGGCCTCGGTCGACCGCGTCATCGCCGCCGCCGGCGTGTCCAAGGGCAGCTTCTACCAGTACTTCGAGAACAAGGAGGACGCCTACGCCCACCTGGTGCGCGAGCTCATGGGCGCGCGCGTCGGCCCGGTGGGGGATCCCGCGCCCGAGGCACCCTTCGAGGAGGTGCTCGCCGCCGTCGTGCGCGGCAGCCGCGACTTCCACCTGCGCGACCCGCTGGGCTGGGCGGTGCTCGCGCGCGCCCTGGCCGACGACGCCCCGCCGGTGCTCGAGTCCGATCGGTCGGTCTCCGACGGCGTCCACCGGTGGGCGGTCGCCGCTATCGCCGCGGGGCAGGCGTCCGGCGAGCTGCGCGGGGACGTCGACGCCGACACCGCCGCCTGGATGATCGAGCGCACGCTGCTGGGAGTGCCCCACTACGTCATGACCCGTTTCAATGTGGACCCCGAGCGCGCCGCCGCCGACGGCAGCGCCTTCGACCGACCTGAGATCGCCCGGGTGGCCGACGACGTCGTCGCCCTGCTGGCCGCCGCCCTCAAGACGCCGCGGGCCCGCGGGGGCGAGAACCGTGCCTGA
- a CDS encoding LssY C-terminal domain-containing protein, producing the protein MSTGGPSDDARGRADPDAAPRPVRRRLLSWHSLDLVFFGIALVYVTLLALALARQGWRPAPQLAYLLGFWLLTSYLALPRVHRILTAIYVPDYFIGRARTTNGMLGDPINLAVRGTGEDLHRVMQAAGWTLADPLSLGSSMRIVGAALTRRSYRAAPVSTLMLFGRPQAFAYEQEVAGSPSRRHHIRFWPTPGGWLLPGGARVDWLAAGTYDRAVGLSLFTGQVTHKIDADTDAERDHVLATVRDAVPAVSATVLERFSTGYHSRNGGGDAVRTDGNLPILELDGADLSAAPAPVLPDGDAGAPAPGDDIVTATSKAARRAASRPTGLVCAMLAIVCGIVLDALSYLPRVFRLVDLMVADLGDPLPAGRLDALVWGALAVTYLGLGALIVLTFRGHDRARFALLGLLCLQLTGQLWQWVALPPGSLSLPELATTSMYVLGIYGLSGLAVAQWCQERRRRRRARRPGR; encoded by the coding sequence GTGAGCACCGGCGGCCCGTCCGACGACGCGCGGGGGCGCGCGGACCCGGACGCGGCCCCGCGCCCCGTGCGGCGGCGCCTGCTGAGCTGGCACAGTCTGGACCTGGTCTTCTTCGGCATCGCGCTGGTGTACGTGACCCTGCTCGCGCTCGCGCTGGCCCGCCAGGGCTGGCGGCCGGCCCCGCAGCTGGCCTACCTCCTGGGGTTCTGGCTGCTGACGTCCTACCTGGCCCTGCCCCGGGTGCACCGCATCCTCACGGCGATCTACGTGCCCGACTACTTCATCGGGCGCGCCCGCACCACCAACGGCATGCTCGGGGACCCGATCAACCTGGCCGTGCGCGGAACCGGAGAGGACCTGCACCGGGTCATGCAGGCGGCGGGCTGGACGCTCGCCGACCCCCTGAGCCTGGGCAGCTCGATGCGCATCGTGGGCGCGGCGCTGACCAGGCGCTCCTACCGGGCCGCGCCGGTGAGCACCCTCATGCTCTTCGGCCGTCCCCAGGCCTTCGCCTACGAGCAGGAGGTCGCGGGGAGCCCCTCCCGGCGCCACCACATCCGGTTCTGGCCGACCCCCGGGGGCTGGCTGCTGCCCGGCGGCGCGCGCGTCGACTGGCTCGCGGCCGGCACCTACGACCGCGCCGTCGGCCTGTCGCTGTTCACCGGACAGGTCACCCACAAGATCGACGCCGACACCGACGCCGAGCGCGATCACGTCCTGGCGACGGTCCGCGACGCGGTCCCCGCGGTCAGCGCGACGGTGCTGGAGCGCTTCTCCACCGGGTACCACTCGCGCAACGGCGGCGGGGACGCGGTGAGAACCGACGGGAACCTGCCGATCCTCGAGCTCGACGGCGCCGATCTGAGCGCCGCGCCCGCCCCGGTCCTGCCCGACGGCGACGCCGGGGCGCCGGCCCCCGGCGACGACATCGTGACGGCGACGTCGAAGGCGGCGCGGCGGGCGGCCTCCCGCCCCACGGGGCTGGTGTGCGCCATGCTGGCCATCGTGTGCGGCATCGTCCTGGACGCGCTGTCCTACCTGCCGCGCGTCTTCCGACTCGTGGACCTGATGGTCGCGGACCTGGGCGATCCGCTCCCCGCCGGGCGGCTCGACGCGCTCGTCTGGGGCGCCCTGGCGGTGACCTACCTGGGTCTGGGGGCCCTCATCGTGCTCACCTTCCGCGGTCACGACCGGGCCCGCTTCGCACTGCTCGGACTGCTGTGCCTCCAGCTGACGGGGCAGCTGTGGCAGTGGGTCGCGCTGCCGCCGGGCAGCCTGTCCCTGCCGGAGCTGGCGACGACGTCGATGTACGTGCTGGGCATCTACGGCCTGAGCGGCCTCGCCGTCGCGCAGTGGTGCCAGGAGCGCCGCAGACGGCGCCGCGCCCGACGCCCCGGGCGGTGA